In the Pseudomonas sp. ADAK2 genome, one interval contains:
- the yghX gene encoding YghX family hydrolase — MSRLTAKDFAPELLELYDYYVHGQINRREFLDRAALFALGGLTASALLAALSPNYALAEQVEFTDPDILAEYITYPSPKGHGQVRGYLVRPAKATGKVPAVVVVHENRGLNPYIEDVARRVAKAGFIALAPDGLTSVGGYPGNDDKGRELQLTVDPEKLMNDFFAAIEWLMNHPAGTGKVGITGFCYGGGVVNAAAVAYPELGAAVSFYGRQPETKDVPRIKAPLMLHYGELDTRINEGWPAFEQALKAAGKTYEAYIYPGVNHGFHNDSTPRYDEAAAKLAWSRTLDWFKRHLQGT, encoded by the coding sequence ATGAGCCGTCTGACCGCCAAAGACTTCGCCCCCGAGTTGCTCGAACTCTACGACTACTACGTGCATGGCCAGATCAACCGACGGGAATTTCTCGACCGCGCGGCGTTGTTTGCCCTCGGCGGCCTGACCGCCTCCGCCCTGCTCGCCGCCCTGAGCCCCAATTACGCCCTGGCCGAGCAAGTGGAATTCACCGACCCGGACATCCTCGCCGAGTACATCACCTACCCGTCTCCCAAGGGCCATGGCCAGGTTCGCGGTTATCTGGTGCGCCCGGCGAAAGCCACGGGCAAGGTGCCGGCGGTGGTGGTCGTGCATGAGAACCGTGGGCTCAACCCATATATCGAGGACGTCGCCCGGCGCGTGGCCAAGGCCGGCTTCATCGCCCTCGCCCCGGATGGCCTGACCTCGGTCGGTGGCTACCCTGGCAACGACGACAAGGGCCGCGAGCTGCAACTGACGGTCGACCCGGAAAAACTCATGAATGATTTTTTCGCCGCCATCGAGTGGCTGATGAATCACCCGGCGGGCACCGGCAAAGTCGGTATCACCGGGTTTTGCTATGGCGGTGGCGTCGTCAATGCGGCGGCCGTGGCCTATCCGGAATTGGGCGCGGCGGTGTCTTTTTATGGCCGTCAACCCGAAACCAAGGACGTGCCGCGAATCAAGGCACCACTGATGCTGCACTACGGCGAACTGGATACCCGCATCAACGAAGGCTGGCCCGCTTTCGAGCAGGCGTTGAAAGCTGCGGGCAAGACCTATGAAGCCTACATTTACCCTGGGGTGAATCATGGATTTCATAACGACTCCACGCCTCGTTACGATGAGGCTGCCGCCAAGCTTGCGTGGAGTCGGACGCTGGATTGGTTCAAACGGCATCTACAGGGGACATAG
- a CDS encoding alpha/beta hydrolase — MSRILVYILIAIAALYLLLCVALFVFQRSLIYFPQPSAYATPDSVLTLPVADANLQVSVRPHDGPKALLYFGGNAEDVSQNLPSFSAAFPDQALYLLHYRGYGGSSGSPSEEAIARDALDLFDRVYAEHPQVAVVGRSLGTGVAIRLASQRPAARLILITPYNSLLELGARQYPIFPVKWLLKDTFDSGKYAAHISVPTLLIAAEHDEVIPRSSTVRLYGQFIQGVASMKVIAGVGHNSISESPEYLKLIGAAL, encoded by the coding sequence ATGTCACGAATTCTGGTGTACATCCTCATTGCGATTGCAGCCCTGTACCTGCTGCTCTGCGTGGCGCTGTTCGTATTTCAGCGCTCGCTCATCTACTTCCCGCAACCCAGCGCCTACGCCACACCCGACAGTGTGCTCACGCTGCCGGTGGCAGACGCGAACTTGCAGGTGTCAGTCAGGCCCCACGACGGCCCCAAGGCGTTGCTCTACTTCGGCGGCAATGCCGAGGATGTCTCGCAAAACCTGCCTTCGTTTTCCGCAGCCTTCCCGGATCAAGCGCTCTACCTGCTGCACTACCGAGGCTACGGTGGCAGTTCCGGCTCACCGTCCGAGGAGGCCATCGCCCGCGATGCCCTTGATCTGTTTGATCGGGTCTACGCCGAACACCCGCAGGTGGCCGTGGTTGGTCGCAGCCTCGGCACTGGCGTGGCGATTCGCCTGGCCAGCCAACGCCCGGCGGCGCGGCTGATCCTGATCACGCCCTACAACAGCCTGCTGGAACTCGGAGCCCGTCAGTACCCGATTTTTCCGGTGAAGTGGTTGTTGAAGGACACCTTTGATTCGGGGAAATACGCGGCGCACATCAGCGTGCCGACCCTGCTGATCGCGGCGGAACATGACGAAGTGATTCCGCGTTCAAGCACGGTGCGGCTCTATGGCCAATTCATCCAGGGCGTGGCGTCGATGAAGGTGATTGCGGGGGTGGGGCACAATTCAATCTCTGAAAGCCCCGAGTACCTCAAGTTGATCGGCGCCGCGTTATGA